TCTAGCTACTgaagtacatttgaaaaaaacacattcaaatgaatgaaaggatgttttaaaagtgtgacacaggcagaggaagagaggtcACTCTGTGATGACAACAGATGAACCTACCAGAATGAGCTGATGAAGCTCAGGGGATAGTTTTACCGACTTATTTCATTTAATCCCAAGTGTATCAGAATTCAATTAAAGTAGACTTCAACTAAAAACATGACTATTCTCTACCTTGTTCTGGTTGAATTCAGCTTGTACAGTGTTATAATGAAGGGCACCTAATTCTGAATTGTGTTCTTAATTGATCCCTTTTTATCCCTCCCACTCTGCAGCATGGCTCCCTCCTCTGCCCTACATGGGTTCGTCGTAGTTGTACGTGGGAGCTGCTGAGTACTGGTTCTGCTGCACGGCCCCCTGCGCCGCTCCCATGGCAGCCTGCTGAGCTGCCTCCTGGACGTGGGGGTTCTTCCAGGCCCCGGTGGCCCACTCCTCCTGGGCCTTACCCAGGCTGCCACCACTGCCTCGGTAGAagttatgaacctgaaaaaaaaaggagttatTCAAAAGGTATTTTATCATCTTAACTGCTAAAGACAGTGTtgctcatttgttttgaaaactCTGGTATAGTTTCATTATACATGCTACTGAGCAAGACCTAGAATCACCCCTGTTTCTCTATAAGACGCAATCTAATAATAATTTAGGGGACGGGTCCTATccattaaatatgtgtttaatcACAATTAAACTAATGATTTGGTCTCCCCCCGCATCACTGGACCTAAAAAGTCAAATAAGGTCAAGTAAGATTGGTTACCTTTGTGAGGGCGATGAAAGACAGAACAGCCACGGCAGTGAACATGATGGTGGGAATCAGCATGACCACAGCTGAGCCCACGTTGGTGCTGAAGAACGTGATGGTAGCGAGCCAGCCACTGATCGGAGTAAAAGATGAGTTAGTAAAATGTCAAGGCAAGGCACTCATGACACAAGGAACATTGTTTCTATGtactcattttatttctgaaCTGGGGTTTGGATTCAGTGTGACTTCAAGTCTCCTTATCATTGTCAAAGAGATAAAAGTAAAAGCCTTCTTGTTTTGAAGTGTTTATTATCAATTTGGTCATGTCtaagaaatattgaatatagTAAATTAACATTAATATGACTTAAATTATACGATTCCTACATATACTTAACCATAATTGTATTGTTTGATATCAGTAAAGAAACCTTTAACTAAAGTTTAATTAACTATCACAATTTACAattttataattcatttttgaTGGTCGGTCGCTATTAAATGTTAATCAAACGTGCAGATTGGTGAATAAACACTAGAAAAAGGCTGTTAACTTTCTTTAACTTGTCACCCATCTGTATTTACGCTTCATAACAAACACATTACATATCTGTGTTTGTCAAAGCTCTTACCACACTCCCCAGCCTGGTATGCCAACAGTCTGGATGATACTGATCACCACCTGGGCCATGAAGACGAAGAAGAAAGCCATAAAGTTGAAGGAGCTGTCGGT
Above is a genomic segment from Eleginops maclovinus isolate JMC-PN-2008 ecotype Puerto Natales chromosome 2, JC_Emac_rtc_rv5, whole genome shotgun sequence containing:
- the scamp5a gene encoding secretory carrier-associated membrane protein 5 — encoded protein: MAENNFPPLPRFIPLRPCFYQDFNEIPDQRRTMCKRLYYLWILNSATLAVNLIGCLAWMCGGGGATNFGMAFLWLILFTPCSYVCWFRPIYKAFKTDSSFNFMAFFFVFMAQVVISIIQTVGIPGWGVCGWLATITFFSTNVGSAVVMLIPTIMFTAVAVLSFIALTKVHNFYRGSGGSLGKAQEEWATGAWKNPHVQEAAQQAAMGAAQGAVQQNQYSAAPTYNYDEPM